From the Elusimicrobiota bacterium genome, one window contains:
- the pilM gene encoding type IV pilus assembly protein PilM, producing the protein MELPIQLKGITEKLKKIKLPIPFSKTKQIVGVDVGNYSVKVVQLKQVGGKWSLEKYASAIATNPDSAEVTPLEKKQFAIEAIKKIIAEQKITVKDAATSVSGNSVIVRYVKFPKLTPEQLSKTIQFEAEPFIPFPIQDVNISFQILGDVIEDGSQKMETILVAAKKEVIQNKIEILLEAGLRPVVVDVDSFALENALDINATEGELKNVCLVINCGTTTTNISIVEDGTSRVVRDVFTASLSFTKAVQRNLQIDWKQAEEKKMKFGILVTPEEKEAALSQGNDEALQLSTIFISPARELVAECQRSIDFYQTQATTEKQINKVFLCGAGGLLKGLDKYIESQIHLPVEILNPFSKIADEAILSSGDVKRFSQYAVAVGLATRRRGDVK; encoded by the coding sequence ATGGAATTACCGATACAATTAAAAGGTATAACAGAAAAACTTAAAAAAATAAAACTTCCTATTCCTTTTTCTAAGACAAAGCAAATTGTCGGAGTGGATGTCGGAAATTATTCCGTAAAAGTTGTACAGTTAAAACAGGTAGGCGGAAAATGGTCTCTTGAAAAATATGCATCTGCAATTGCAACCAATCCTGACTCGGCGGAAGTTACCCCGTTGGAGAAAAAACAGTTTGCAATTGAAGCAATAAAAAAAATTATAGCCGAGCAGAAGATTACCGTAAAAGATGCAGCAACTTCAGTATCCGGCAACTCGGTAATTGTAAGATATGTAAAATTTCCTAAACTAACCCCTGAACAACTTTCAAAGACAATTCAATTTGAAGCCGAACCGTTCATTCCGTTTCCAATTCAAGATGTAAATATAAGTTTTCAGATATTAGGTGACGTGATAGAAGACGGTTCTCAGAAAATGGAAACAATCCTTGTCGCTGCTAAAAAAGAAGTTATACAAAATAAAATTGAGATTCTGCTTGAAGCCGGACTGAGACCGGTTGTGGTTGATGTTGATTCTTTTGCTCTTGAAAATGCACTTGACATAAATGCAACAGAGGGAGAACTTAAAAATGTTTGTCTTGTGATAAACTGCGGGACTACAACAACTAACATCAGCATAGTTGAAGATGGTACTTCAAGAGTAGTAAGGGATGTTTTCACGGCATCGTTAAGTTTTACAAAAGCGGTTCAACGGAATCTTCAGATTGACTGGAAACAGGCAGAAGAAAAGAAAATGAAGTTTGGGATTCTTGTGACACCGGAGGAAAAAGAAGCGGCACTCTCACAAGGTAATGATGAAGCATTACAACTTTCAACAATTTTTATTTCGCCGGCAAGGGAACTAGTTGCAGAATGTCAACGTTCAATTGATTTTTATCAAACTCAAGCAACAACAGAAAAACAAATAAATAAAGTATTTTTGTGCGGTGCAGGCGGACTTCTCAAAGGGCTCGATAAGTATATTGAATCTCAGATCCATTTGCCTGTTGAAATATTAAATCCATTTTCAAAGATAGCAGATGAAGCTATTCTTTCATCCGGTGATGTTAAAAGATTTTCACAATATGCGGTAGCGGTAGGGCTTGCAACCAGAAGAAGAGGCGATGTAAAGTAA
- a CDS encoding DUF362 domain-containing protein yields MSTVSIIKCDSYSSVEPAIAEAIKNIGGTGRFFKSGQKVLIKPNILSAKLPEKAVTTHPEVIRAIIRIVKASGAFPSVGESPGGVIGGAERFWEKSGIKSVCEEEKCPMLFFERTGTVCVPSKNHKNKTLKVLEIAKPCLEYDCVISVPKFKTHNFVFLTGAVKNLYGCIPGLRKSMYHKFAPHPEDFSEIIVDILAIVKPKLSIMDAVVGMEGNGPSSGKIKKIGLIMAADDAVAMDTVMSEIAGFNPKKIFYLNSAFELGLGNNSLEKISIVGEKIENVKLKNFKIPSNFYIHFMPKQLAKVLGKFITAVPEVNGNKCTKCMVCINTCPVKAINLKIIPEVDKTKCILCLCCNELCPQDAVQIKYSLLVRFFLFLRKIKKFKI; encoded by the coding sequence ATGTCAACAGTATCAATAATAAAATGCGATTCGTATAGCAGTGTTGAACCTGCAATAGCAGAAGCAATAAAGAATATTGGCGGTACGGGGAGATTTTTTAAAAGCGGACAGAAGGTTTTGATAAAACCAAATATTCTTTCAGCAAAATTACCGGAAAAAGCAGTAACTACTCATCCTGAGGTTATAAGAGCAATTATTAGAATTGTGAAAGCATCAGGAGCATTTCCTTCAGTAGGAGAAAGTCCTGGTGGTGTTATTGGTGGAGCGGAAAGATTTTGGGAAAAGAGCGGAATAAAAAGTGTCTGTGAAGAAGAAAAATGTCCGATGCTATTTTTTGAAAGAACAGGAACAGTATGCGTCCCCTCAAAAAATCACAAAAACAAAACATTAAAGGTTTTGGAAATAGCAAAACCCTGTCTTGAATATGACTGTGTAATTTCTGTTCCTAAATTTAAAACACACAATTTCGTTTTTCTTACGGGTGCAGTTAAGAATCTATATGGTTGTATACCCGGTTTAAGAAAATCAATGTATCATAAATTCGCTCCGCATCCTGAAGATTTTTCGGAAATTATTGTTGATATTTTAGCTATAGTAAAACCAAAACTTTCAATCATGGACGCTGTTGTCGGAATGGAAGGTAACGGTCCTTCTTCCGGTAAAATAAAAAAAATTGGGCTGATAATGGCTGCCGATGATGCAGTTGCTATGGATACTGTAATGAGTGAAATAGCAGGATTTAATCCTAAAAAAATATTTTATTTAAATTCTGCCTTTGAACTTGGACTTGGTAATAATAGTTTAGAAAAAATCAGTATTGTTGGTGAAAAGATAGAAAATGTAAAATTAAAGAATTTTAAAATACCCTCAAATTTTTATATACATTTTATGCCAAAACAGCTTGCAAAAGTATTGGGAAAGTTTATAACAGCGGTTCCTGAAGTAAATGGAAACAAATGTACAAAATGTATGGTCTGTATAAATACTTGTCCGGTAAAAGCAATTAATTTAAAAATAATACCGGAAGTTGATAAAACTAAATGTATTTTGTGCCTTTGCTGTAACGAGCTCTGCCCTCAGGATGCTGTGCAAATAAAATATTCTTTGCTTGTAAGGTTTTTTTTATTTTTAAGAAAAATTAAAAAATTTAAGATATAA
- a CDS encoding NUDIX domain-containing protein: MKEFAAGGITIRNKNVLIVKVINLQDKVVWTFPKGRIEKGETTKTTALREVEEETGYACKIIKPIGNVKYDFMRQHKIINKKVKWFLMTPLKKTGQHDSEILLIRWININKVKKYLTYPTDLKVLEKVARELK; this comes from the coding sequence ATGAAAGAATTTGCAGCAGGCGGTATAACAATAAGAAACAAAAATGTTTTAATTGTAAAAGTTATTAATTTACAAGATAAAGTCGTTTGGACATTCCCAAAAGGACGTATCGAAAAGGGTGAAACAACCAAAACTACTGCATTACGGGAAGTAGAAGAAGAAACCGGCTATGCTTGTAAAATAATTAAACCGATTGGAAATGTAAAATATGATTTTATGCGGCAACATAAAATCATAAATAAAAAAGTTAAATGGTTCTTAATGACTCCTTTAAAAAAAACAGGTCAACACGATTCTGAAATTCTATTAATCCGATGGATAAACATAAATAAAGTAAAAAAATATTTAACATATCCAACTGACTTAAAAGTATTAGAAAAGGTCGCCCGTGAGTTAAAATAA
- a CDS encoding hemerythrin domain-containing protein, giving the protein MDVIEKLIVGHVLVKERLDLLDKIVKMIDSDAFVWDNVSKVSDFFEKEIKVHFHIEENILFPVAKKVLPKGEQKILFEIEGEHKSILKKIEIFKQVAEKHSKLLTKDTRKDFIEISQDIIENLLAHAQKEDDKLFPLIKQFFTSENYKKVEDLFFKYLKI; this is encoded by the coding sequence ATGGATGTGATTGAAAAGTTAATTGTAGGACATGTTTTGGTAAAAGAAAGATTGGATTTGTTAGATAAGATTGTTAAAATGATTGATTCGGACGCTTTTGTGTGGGATAATGTTTCGAAGGTTTCTGATTTTTTTGAAAAAGAAATAAAAGTACATTTTCATATTGAAGAAAATATTTTATTTCCCGTGGCAAAAAAAGTTCTTCCAAAAGGTGAACAAAAAATTTTGTTTGAAATTGAAGGAGAACATAAATCTATTTTAAAGAAAATAGAAATATTTAAGCAAGTAGCGGAGAAACATTCAAAATTGCTCACAAAGGATACCAGAAAAGATTTTATTGAAATATCGCAGGATATAATTGAAAATTTGCTGGCACACGCGCAAAAAGAAGACGACAAGTTATTTCCCCTGATTAAACAATTTTTTACATCTGAAAACTACAAAAAGGTCGAAGATTTGTTTTTCAAATATTTAAAAATCTAA
- a CDS encoding DUF1805 domain-containing protein: MKSVEVKIGNKKATGIEIPFQNAVLVFVQADKGFVMCGYLNMETAEKLDDAACMVRGVKTVDDLLVAKVVALTSKAKDFGIELGMTGKEALENLI, translated from the coding sequence ATGAAAAGTGTTGAAGTTAAAATCGGCAATAAGAAAGCTACGGGTATTGAAATTCCATTTCAGAACGCAGTACTGGTTTTTGTCCAGGCAGACAAAGGTTTTGTTATGTGCGGGTATTTAAATATGGAGACCGCAGAAAAACTGGATGATGCAGCATGTATGGTAAGAGGTGTAAAAACCGTAGATGACCTATTAGTAGCAAAAGTAGTTGCGTTGACTTCAAAAGCAAAGGATTTTGGTATAGAATTAGGAATGACTGGTAAAGAAGCTCTTGAAAATTTGATATAA
- the gatB gene encoding Asp-tRNA(Asn)/Glu-tRNA(Gln) amidotransferase subunit GatB: MSNYETVIGLEVHVHLKTKSKLFCGCSTEFGSEPNSNVCPVCTGQPGVLPVLNKKAVEFAILTGLATDCKIAKHSIFARKNYFYPDLPKNYQISQYELPLCEKGVLEIVINDKTKPIGITRIHLEEDAGKLLHSIGSQELNYSLVDLNRTGIPLLEIVSEPEISSPEEAYQYLTNLKTILKYQGVSDCDMEKGSLRCDANISIRPAGDKKLGVKVELKNMNSFKAIRDALNYEIERQNNAVKMNEKIIQDTRLWDEESGTTISMRSKEQAHDYRYFPEPDLVPIEVGEKLLEEIRKNLVELPKIRKKRFMDKLGLSEYDAGVLTSEKALADYFENCLNYFPLPTSNIQLIAKQLANWITTELLGKLNSENKDIDSSPISSENLAEMIKLISSGTISGKIAKTVFEQMFNTGRNASEIVKAQGLIQISDEKEIEKLVNETIAENQKAVAEYKSGKQQAIGALVGAIMKKSKGKANPKLVNELLKNKLK, encoded by the coding sequence ATGTCAAATTATGAAACAGTTATCGGACTTGAGGTTCATGTTCATCTAAAAACGAAATCAAAACTTTTTTGCGGATGTTCAACTGAATTTGGCAGTGAGCCGAATTCAAATGTTTGCCCTGTATGTACCGGGCAACCCGGCGTTCTTCCGGTTTTAAATAAAAAAGCCGTTGAATTTGCTATTCTTACCGGACTTGCAACCGATTGTAAAATTGCAAAACATTCTATTTTTGCCAGAAAAAATTATTTCTATCCTGATTTACCGAAAAATTACCAAATATCACAATATGAACTTCCACTCTGTGAAAAAGGGGTTTTAGAAATAGTAATTAATGATAAAACTAAACCTATAGGAATAACAAGAATCCATCTTGAAGAAGACGCCGGAAAACTTTTACATTCTATCGGTTCCCAGGAACTGAATTATTCCCTGGTTGATTTAAACAGAACAGGAATTCCTCTCCTGGAAATAGTATCAGAACCGGAAATTTCTTCTCCTGAAGAAGCATATCAGTATCTTACCAATTTAAAAACAATTTTAAAATATCAAGGAGTTTCTGATTGTGACATGGAGAAGGGTTCTTTAAGATGCGATGCTAATATTTCTATTCGTCCTGCCGGAGATAAAAAACTTGGAGTAAAAGTAGAACTTAAAAACATGAATTCTTTCAAAGCAATCCGCGATGCACTAAATTATGAAATTGAAAGACAAAACAATGCAGTGAAGATGAATGAAAAAATTATTCAAGATACACGGCTCTGGGATGAAGAATCCGGTACTACTATTTCTATGCGTTCTAAAGAACAAGCCCATGACTACCGGTATTTTCCTGAACCTGACCTGGTACCGATTGAAGTTGGTGAAAAACTTCTTGAAGAAATTAGAAAAAATTTAGTTGAACTTCCAAAAATCCGCAAAAAAAGATTTATGGACAAACTGGGACTTTCGGAATATGATGCCGGTGTTCTGACTTCTGAGAAAGCTCTTGCAGATTATTTTGAAAATTGTCTTAACTACTTTCCTCTTCCCACGTCCAACATCCAGCTGATTGCGAAGCAACTAGCCAACTGGATTACTACTGAATTACTGGGTAAACTTAACTCTGAAAATAAAGATATTGATTCCTCCCCTATTTCTTCAGAAAATCTCGCTGAAATGATAAAACTTATTTCAAGTGGTACTATTTCCGGTAAAATTGCAAAGACAGTTTTCGAGCAGATGTTTAATACCGGCAGAAATGCTTCGGAAATAGTTAAAGCACAAGGACTAATCCAGATTTCCGATGAGAAGGAAATTGAAAAACTTGTTAATGAAACAATTGCTGAAAATCAAAAAGCTGTTGCTGAATACAAATCCGGTAAACAGCAGGCAATTGGAGCTCTTGTCGGTGCAATAATGAAAAAATCTAAAGGTAAAGCCAACCCGAAATTAGTTAACGAACTGCTGAAAAATAAATTAAAATGA